One region of Eubalaena glacialis isolate mEubGla1 chromosome 6, mEubGla1.1.hap2.+ XY, whole genome shotgun sequence genomic DNA includes:
- the LOC133093085 gene encoding double homeobox protein 4-like protein 4, whose translation MTLVPGKGNSSSEEYRAVVGRLSRPSRRRRLVLRLSQKDTLQALFQQNPYPGITTRERLARELGIPESRIQVWFQNQRRRRLKQSRLLSENAFKGGQSQPLRPPPPQTLTRGAASGCCVGHPLMFIVVQPSLAALQGCQNPQPLPATVPWGEGTHAVIASGQPAQGAILTPAPPETHFWQQQATSSEETSPQLEQQTQHSALLGSSSLLDELLSDADILDKAGPLPNADAEEEELAATLEAPLSEEEFQALLDMLPGSPVPQA comes from the exons ATGACCTTGGTGCCTGGAAAGGGAAACTCATCTTCCGAGGAGTACCGGGCtgttgtgg GCCGACTCTCAAGACCATCGCGAAGGAGGAGGCTGGTTCTGAGGCTGAGTCAGAAGGACACCCTGCAAGCACTCTTTCAACAGAACCCCTACCCCGGGATAACGACCAGAGAACGGCTGGCGCGAGAACTGGGCATTCCAGAAAGCAGAATTCAG GTTTGGTTTCAAAACCAACGAAGAAGACGCCTAAAGCAGAGCCGATTGCTGTCGGAGAATGCCTTCAAAGGAGGGCAGTCGCAGCCGCTGCGGCCACCACCACCTCAGACTTTGACTCGAG GGGCTGCCTCTGGGTGCTGTGTGGGCCACCCGTTGATGTTCATCGTGGTCCAGCCCAGCCTGGCAGCACTTCAGGGATGCCAGAACCCACAGCCTCTTCCGGCCACAGTTCCGTGGGGCGAAGGGACACATGCTGTCATCGCCAGTGGGCAGCCTGCCCAGGGGGCCATCTTGACGCCTGCACCGCCAGAGACACACTTCTGGCAGCAGCAGGCAACCTCAAGTGAAGAGACATCTCCCCAGCTGGAGCAACAGACCCAGCACTCAGCCCTTCTAGGCTCCTCAAGCCTCCTGGACGAACTCTTGTCAGACGCGGACATTCTGGACAAGGCAGGCCCTTTGCCGAATGCGGACGCAGAGGAAGAGGAACTTGCGGCAACCCTGGAAGCCCCCCTCAGCGAGGAAGAATTCCAGGCCTTGCTCGACATGCTGCCAGGCTCCCCAGTGCCACAGGCTTAG
- the LOC133093086 gene encoding double homeobox protein 4-like protein 4: MTLVPGKGNSSSEEYRAVVGRLSRPSRRRRLVLRLSQKDTLQALFQQNPYPGITTRERLARELGIPESRIQVWFQNQRRRRLKQSRLLSENAFKGGQSQPLRPPPPQTLTRGAASGCCVGHPLMFIVVQPSLAALQGCQNPQPLPATVPWGEGTHAVIASGQPAQGAILPPAPPETHFWQQQATSSEETSPQLEQQTQHSALLGSSSLLDELLSDADILDKAGPLPNADAEEEELAATLEAPLSEEEFQALLDMLPGSPVPQA, translated from the exons ATGACCTTGGTGCCTGGAAAGGGAAACTCATCTTCCGAGGAGTACCGGGCtgttgtgg GCCGACTCTCAAGACCATCGCGAAGGAGGAGGCTGGTTCTGAGGCTGAGTCAGAAGGACACCCTGCAAGCACTCTTTCAACAGAACCCCTACCCCGGGATAACGACCAGAGAACGGCTGGCGCGAGAACTGGGCATTCCAGAAAGCAGAATTCAG GTTTGGTTTCAAAACCAACGAAGAAGACGCCTAAAGCAGAGCCGATTGCTGTCGGAGAATGCCTTCAAAGGAGGGCAGTCGCAGCCGCTGCGGCCACCACCACCTCAGACTTTGACTCGAG GGGCTGCCTCTGGGTGCTGTGTGGGCCACCCGTTGATGTTCATCGTGGTCCAGCCCAGCCTGGCAGCACTTCAGGGATGCCAGAACCCACAGCCTCTTCCGGCCACAGTTCCGTGGGGCGAAGGGACACATGCTGTCATCGCCAGTGGGCAGCCTGCCCAGGGGGCCATCTTGCCGCCTGCACCGCCAGAGACACACTTCTGGCAGCAGCAGGCAACCTCAAGTGAAGAGACATCTCCCCAGCTGGAGCAACAGACCCAGCACTCAGCCCTTCTAGGCTCCTCAAGCCTCCTGGACGAACTCTTGTCAGACGCGGACATTCTGGACAAGGCAGGCCCTTTGCCGAATGCGGACGCAGAGGAAGAGGAACTTGCGGCAACCCTGGAAGCCCCCCTCAGCGAGGAAGAATTCCAGGCCTTGCTCGACATGCTGCCAGGCTCCCCAGTGCCACAGGCTTAG